Proteins encoded in a region of the Watersipora subatra chromosome 5, tzWatSuba1.1, whole genome shotgun sequence genome:
- the LOC137397089 gene encoding trophinin-like, translating to MRLRTELHGSLFYDPHISASLCYDSHISASLFYDPHISASLFYDPHISASLCYGSHISASLYYDSHISASLFYDSHISASLFYDSHISASLFYDSHISASLWHDSYISASLWYDPHINASLFYDLHISASLFYDPHISASLLYDPHKNARLFYGSHISATLWYDPHISASLCYDSHISASLCYDSHISASLCYDSHINASLFYDSHISASLCYDPHISASLCCDSHINASLFYDSHISASLFYDSHISASLCYDPHISASLCYGSDISASLCYDPHISASLCYDSHISASLCYDSHINASLFYDSHISASLFHDSHISGSLFYDSHISASLCYDPHISASLCYDSHISASLFYDSHISTSLCYDSYISASLWYDPHINASLFYDLHISASLFYDPHISASLLYDPHKNARLFYGSHIGATLWYDPHISASLCYDSHISASLCYDSHISASLCYDSHINASLFYDSHISASLCYDPHISASLCYDSHISASLCCDSHINASLFYDSHISASLFYDSHISGSLFYDSHISASLCYDPHISASLCYGSDISASLCYDPHISASLCYDSHISASLCYDSHINASLFYDSHISASLFHDSHISGSLFYDSHISASLCYDPHISASLCYDSHISASLCYDSHINASLFYDSHISASLFYDFHISGSLFYDSHISASLCYDPHISASLCYGSDISASL from the exons ATGAGACTTCGTACTGAGCTTCAT GGCAGCCTGTTCTATGACCCTCACATAAGTGCTAGTCTGTGCTATGACTCTCACATAAGTGCTAGTCTGTTCTATGACCCTCACATAAGTGCTAGTCTGTTCTATGACCCTCACATAAGTGCTAGTCTGTGCTATGGCTCTCACATAAGTGCTAGTCTGTACTATGACTCTCACATAAGTGCTAGTCTGTTCTATGACTCTCACATAAGTGCTAGTCTGTTCTATGACTCTCACATAAGTGCTAGTCTGTTCTATGACTCTCACATAAGTGCTAGTCTGTGGCATGACTCTTACATAAGTGCTAGTCTGTGGTATGACCCTCACATAAATGCTAGTCTGTTCTATGACCTTCACATAAGTGCTAGTCTGTTCTATGACCCTCACATAAGTGCTAGTCTGTTATATGACCCTCACAAAAATGCTAGACTGTTCTATGGCTCTCACATAAGTGCTACTCTGTGGTATGACCCTCACATAAGTGCTAGTTTGTGCTATGACTCTCACATAAGTGCTAGTCTGTGCTATGACTCTCACATAAGTGCTAGTCTGTGCTATGACTCTCACATAAATGCTAGTCTGTTCTATGACTCTCACATAAGTGCTAGTCTGTGCTATGACCCTCACATAAGTGCTAGTCTGTGCTGTGACTCTCACATAAATGCTAGTCTGTTTTATGACTCTCACATAAGTGCTAGTCTTTTCTATGACTCTCACATAAGTGCTAGTCTGTGCTATGACCCTCACATAAGTGCTAGTCTGTGCTATGGCTCTGACATAAGTGCTAGTCTGTGCTATGACCCTCACATAAGTGCTAGTCTGTGCTATGACTCTCACATAAGTGCTAGTCTGTGCTATGACTCTCACATAAATGCTAGTCTGTTTTATGACTCTCACATAAGTGCTAGTCTTTTCCATGACTCTCACATAAGTGGTAGTCTTTTCTATGACTCTCACATAAGTGCTAGTCTGTGCTATGACCCTCACATAAGTGCTAGTCTGTGCTATGACTCTCACATAAGTGCTAGTCTGTTCTATGACTCTCACATAAGTACTAGTCTGTGCTATGATTCTTACATAAGTGCTAGTCTGTGGTATGACCCTCACATAAATGCTAGTCTGTTCTATGACCTTCACATAAGTGCTAGTCTGTTCTATGACCCTCACATAAGTGCTAGTCTGTTATATGACCCTCACAAAAATGCTAGACTGTTCTATGGCTCTCACATAGGTGCTACTCTGTGGTATGACCCTCACATAAGTGCTAGTTTGTGCTATGACTCTCACATAAGTGCTAGTCTGTGCTATGACTCTCACATAAGTGCTAGTCTGTGCTATGACTCTCACATAAATGCTAGTCTGTTCTATGACTCTCACATAAGTGCTAGTCTGTGCTATGACCCTCACATAAGTGCTAGTCTGTGCTATGACTCTCACATAAGTGCTAGTCTGTGCTGTGACTCTCACATAAATGCTAGTCTGTTTTATGACTCTCACATAAGTGCTAGTCTTTTCTATGACTCTCATATAAGTGGTAGTCTTTTCTATGACTCTCACATAAGTGCTAGTCTGTGCTATGACCCTCACATAAGTGCTAGTCTGTGCTATGGCTCTGACATAAGTGCTAGTCTGTGCTATGACCCTCACATAAGTGCTAGTCTGTGCTATGACTCTCACATAAGTGCTAGTCTGTGCTATGACTCTCACATAAATGCTAGTCTGTTTTATGACTCTCACATAAGTGCTAGTCTTTTCCATGACTCTCACATAAGTGGTAGTCTTTTCTATGACTCTCACATAAGTGCTAGTCTGTGCTATGACCCTCACATAAGTGCTAGTCTGTGCTATGACTCTCACATAAGTGCTAGTCTGTGCTATGACTCTCACATAAATGCTAGTCTGTTTTATGACTCTCACATAAGTGCTAGTCTTTTCTATGACTTTCACATAAGTGGTAGTCTTTTCTATGACTCTCACATAAGTGCTAGTCTGTGCTATGACCCTCACATAAGTGCTAGTCTGTGCTATGGCTCTGACATAAGTGCTAGTCTGTGA